Proteins from a single region of Butyrivibrio fibrisolvens:
- a CDS encoding transposase — translation MYLDAYVKVPEVKGKITFRTKGNTTYVEFEYDRVYSTEKQYTDVKRKTIGKLADEDKRIMQPNENFIKFFPDIELPEERDRSSRSCGLRIGTWVVIRKIVNEYKLAEILGRYLPWKDVGLFLDLVAYSIIEEDNRAQHYPAYAYSHPLFSEGMRIYSDSKVSEFLNTMDADTSVMFQNDWNAERNHRERIYFSYDSTSKICEAGDLRIVEVGHSKENVETDIFNYAIAYDTKNREPLFYEIYPGSINDMSQFQCTVEKAKGYGYKKIGFVLDRGYFSKDNIYQLEDSGYSFVMMLKGKADLVQKWVLENKGSFETSRSCNIPAYQVYGKTIEKKLFGTDKKPRYIHLYHSSSLEADERTGVEKKINQLTAFLNSHINQFRDFGPGMETYFELHYDENAKKTGKKDKDTADSSARKFVFFEEKMPVIELELKLCGYFVIVTSEKMTAKEALEIYKGRDASEKLFLSDKTFLGNHCLRIGSDESATSKIFIEFVALIIRNRMYNYLKDEMKEMATKPNYMTVPAAIRELDKIEMSRQLDGVYRFDHAITAKQKTILKAFGLTDANVKYRAQEISKMLEMAD, via the coding sequence ATGTATCTGGATGCTTATGTGAAGGTGCCTGAGGTAAAGGGAAAGATAACTTTCAGGACGAAAGGCAACACAACATATGTCGAGTTTGAGTATGACAGAGTCTATAGCACTGAGAAGCAGTATACAGATGTAAAGCGAAAAACGATAGGAAAGCTTGCTGATGAAGATAAGCGTATAATGCAGCCAAATGAAAACTTCATCAAGTTTTTCCCTGACATTGAGCTCCCAGAAGAAAGGGACAGATCATCAAGGAGTTGTGGGCTACGGATCGGTACATGGGTTGTTATCAGGAAGATAGTTAATGAATATAAGCTCGCTGAGATCCTAGGGAGATATCTTCCGTGGAAGGATGTGGGGCTGTTTCTTGATCTTGTGGCATACTCAATTATTGAGGAAGATAACCGTGCCCAGCATTATCCTGCGTATGCCTATAGTCATCCTCTCTTTTCTGAAGGTATGAGGATATATAGTGATTCAAAAGTCAGCGAGTTCCTCAATACTATGGATGCAGATACCAGTGTCATGTTCCAGAACGACTGGAATGCGGAAAGGAATCACCGGGAGAGGATATATTTTTCATACGATTCAACATCTAAGATATGTGAAGCTGGAGACCTCAGGATAGTAGAAGTCGGTCATTCAAAGGAAAATGTAGAGACGGATATTTTTAACTACGCAATTGCCTATGATACAAAGAACCGGGAGCCACTTTTTTACGAAATATACCCCGGCAGTATCAATGATATGTCACAGTTCCAGTGCACTGTGGAAAAGGCTAAGGGCTATGGATATAAGAAGATAGGATTTGTTCTAGACAGAGGATATTTTAGTAAGGATAACATCTATCAGCTTGAAGATAGCGGATACAGTTTTGTCATGATGCTTAAAGGCAAGGCTGATCTTGTACAGAAATGGGTGCTAGAGAATAAGGGATCATTTGAAACGAGCAGATCGTGTAATATACCTGCTTATCAGGTCTATGGGAAGACCATTGAGAAGAAACTATTTGGGACAGATAAAAAGCCAAGATACATACATCTGTATCACAGTTCATCGTTGGAAGCAGATGAACGTACCGGCGTAGAGAAGAAGATAAATCAGCTTACGGCTTTTCTTAACAGTCATATAAATCAGTTCAGGGATTTTGGACCTGGAATGGAAACATACTTTGAACTGCACTATGACGAGAATGCAAAGAAGACTGGAAAGAAAGATAAGGACACAGCAGATAGTTCAGCAAGGAAGTTTGTGTTTTTTGAAGAAAAGATGCCTGTTATAGAGCTGGAACTTAAGCTTTGCGGATATTTTGTTATTGTCACATCAGAAAAGATGACAGCAAAGGAAGCGCTGGAAATCTATAAAGGGAGGGATGCATCCGAGAAACTGTTTTTATCAGACAAGACTTTCCTTGGCAATCACTGCTTAAGGATTGGTTCTGATGAATCAGCCACATCTAAGATCTTCATCGAGTTTGTTGCGCTGATAATAAGAAACCGTATGTACAACTATCTCAAGGATGAGATGAAGGAAATGGCTACCAAGCCTAATTACATGACAGTTCCTGCTGCAATAAGAGAGCTGGATAAAATCGAAATGTCCCGTCAGCTTGATGGGGTATACAGATTTGACCATGCAATAACAGCGAAGCAAAAGACAATACTCAAGGCATTTGGACTTACTGATGCAAATGTAAAATACAGGGCGCAGGAAATAAGCAAGATGCTTGAGATGGCAGATTGA
- the yfcE gene encoding phosphodiesterase has translation MRYFVASDIHGSYYWADKMMDRFEASGAKRMICLGDILYHGPRNDLPRDYEPKKVIELMNSIKDRVWAVRGNCEAEVDQMVLEFPVLADYAILALNNHTIFATHGHLYNEETLPPIMSGDILLHGHTHLPVCEKLPLGEDDHNNETADSKEYYYHLNPGSVAIPKGGNPNSYAILDGDIFSILDFDGNVIRDIHL, from the coding sequence ATGAGATATTTTGTTGCAAGTGATATACATGGCTCATATTACTGGGCTGATAAGATGATGGACAGATTTGAAGCATCAGGCGCAAAGCGCATGATATGCCTTGGAGATATCCTCTACCACGGACCAAGAAATGACCTTCCAAGAGATTATGAACCAAAGAAAGTAATAGAACTTATGAATTCGATCAAAGACCGCGTGTGGGCTGTCCGCGGCAATTGTGAAGCAGAAGTCGACCAGATGGTTCTTGAATTCCCAGTACTTGCTGACTATGCAATTTTGGCACTTAACAACCACACAATCTTCGCAACCCACGGTCACCTCTATAACGAAGAAACCCTCCCGCCAATCATGTCCGGCGATATACTCCTTCATGGCCACACCCACCTCCCAGTATGCGAGAAGCTACCGCTTGGAGAAGACGACCATAATAACGAAACCGCTGATTCTAAAGAATATTACTACCATCTAAATCCAGGATCTGTAGCCATTCCTAAGGGCGGCAATCCCAATAGCTATGCAATCCTTGATGGCGATATATTCTCAATTCTTGATTTCGATGGAAATGTCATAAGAGATATACATCTATAA
- a CDS encoding alpha/beta hydrolase-fold protein has translation MKLLSVRKSLSAILLGLTLVSGSLAGCAQNAKNSEVSNMNKSSNEGISEVAQAPSAQDSVATEGGIEEAIDLETSSVDDSAGEASEEDYADRVPTAEIGDVVLPKYTNLNTKEAGTIERITYTAHDYFGDGEPVEKEANVYLPYGYDESKQYNVLYLMHGIGGDEDEWGMTGSTSRVKIIMDNLAYYGDIDSFIVVTPNGRATANHSKDGSDYNSFYSFGSELRNDLIPYIESHYSTYAEYDENGYDMSASREHRAMAGLSMGGMQTINIGIGECIDLFGYFGAFSAAPTSNTASVTANLLKDNTYPIYYFYNICGLQDTIAHSAHSSAVKALPALCDQFVEGENFMWQEVKGNHDFGVWYLGFYNFAQIVFK, from the coding sequence ATGAAACTACTTTCAGTCAGAAAATCTTTATCGGCAATTCTGCTGGGACTGACTCTTGTGTCAGGTTCGCTTGCAGGTTGCGCACAAAATGCAAAAAACAGTGAGGTATCAAACATGAACAAATCATCAAACGAAGGCATTTCAGAAGTTGCACAGGCTCCTTCAGCACAGGACAGCGTCGCTACAGAAGGGGGAATTGAAGAAGCAATAGATCTTGAAACTTCAAGCGTGGATGATTCCGCAGGAGAAGCTTCAGAAGAAGACTACGCAGACCGCGTTCCTACTGCAGAAATCGGAGACGTTGTACTTCCAAAGTACACTAACCTCAACACTAAGGAAGCCGGAACAATCGAGCGTATCACCTACACAGCCCACGACTATTTTGGTGATGGTGAGCCTGTGGAAAAAGAAGCTAATGTCTATCTTCCATACGGATACGACGAGTCAAAACAGTACAATGTGCTTTATCTCATGCACGGTATCGGCGGTGATGAAGATGAATGGGGAATGACAGGATCTACTTCACGTGTAAAGATCATCATGGACAATCTTGCATACTATGGTGATATAGATTCATTCATAGTTGTTACTCCAAACGGAAGAGCAACTGCTAATCACTCTAAAGACGGTTCTGACTATAACTCTTTCTATAGTTTCGGATCTGAGCTTAGGAACGATCTTATCCCATATATAGAATCACACTACAGCACTTACGCTGAATATGATGAGAACGGATATGACATGTCTGCTTCCAGGGAGCACCGCGCAATGGCTGGTCTTTCAATGGGTGGTATGCAGACTATCAATATCGGTATCGGAGAATGTATAGATCTGTTCGGATATTTTGGAGCTTTCTCAGCTGCACCTACAAGTAATACAGCTTCAGTTACAGCAAATCTCCTTAAGGACAACACATATCCTATTTACTATTTCTATAATATCTGTGGACTTCAGGATACAATAGCTCATTCTGCACACTCTTCTGCAGTCAAGGCACTGCCTGCACTTTGCGATCAGTTCGTTGAAGGCGAGAACTTCATGTGGCAGGAAGTAAAGGGCAACCACGACTTCGGCGTATGGTATCTGGGATTCTATAACTTTGCACAGATAGTGTTTAAGTAA
- a CDS encoding O-antigen ligase family protein has protein sequence MITAIRKGELLQRVVVALIGVIVLIYSFEGIWGTRDLRPYLYMAPIGALLMIVGIVYGRLYQYFDTCLITLFFVLSWISTIFSLGLSADFFTSRFFCTFMIFLGMYFIIQIVPDPIKVFTYFSGIYTAGMSLMCLYVLAHASRFLLSEDPWVDMAKGCIKNGRLCGLNNANSMGIASASLIIVAVFGVLSFGKKYKWFFVIGLLLGWFCLGLTGCRTAAIGVSFVACIFTLIALYRKLDLINTGLKVVKTVAVFIFSIAVFVIVLRSFLLPTYIYRIVMTGIAMIMGRNWAIPAISDLVVRKIGEDDGTLSDRTLIWASCIRQCTKTLRRFLLGISPLSRENIINIYEGRHDIKAPHSHNTYLELFRKHGLLGFITWMILVIDWCVVGVKTLFFQKENMSVKYLCIGAAAILLMGMAEPVPFSTSLWCYSGIPFFMICGYCIRMRRRT, from the coding sequence ATGATAACCGCTATAAGAAAAGGGGAGTTACTACAGCGCGTAGTAGTTGCGCTTATCGGTGTTATAGTTCTTATCTATTCTTTCGAAGGTATCTGGGGCACAAGAGATTTAAGGCCTTATTTATATATGGCTCCGATAGGGGCTTTATTGATGATCGTTGGCATCGTCTATGGCCGGTTGTATCAGTATTTTGATACTTGTCTTATTACCTTGTTTTTTGTCTTGTCCTGGATCTCGACCATATTTAGTCTGGGACTTTCTGCTGATTTTTTTACATCACGCTTTTTTTGCACCTTTATGATATTTCTTGGAATGTATTTCATCATTCAGATCGTGCCTGATCCAATAAAAGTTTTCACCTATTTTTCCGGAATATATACGGCTGGTATGAGTTTGATGTGCTTGTATGTCCTTGCCCATGCAAGTCGCTTTTTGCTGTCTGAAGATCCATGGGTAGATATGGCTAAGGGCTGCATCAAGAACGGGAGATTATGCGGCCTTAACAATGCTAACAGCATGGGGATCGCCAGTGCATCACTTATCATAGTGGCAGTGTTTGGTGTTCTTAGTTTTGGTAAAAAATATAAATGGTTCTTTGTCATAGGCTTGCTATTAGGATGGTTTTGTCTTGGACTTACAGGCTGCAGAACAGCGGCTATCGGTGTTTCCTTCGTGGCATGTATTTTCACTCTTATAGCCTTGTATAGAAAACTGGATCTGATCAATACAGGCCTAAAAGTGGTCAAAACAGTAGCTGTCTTTATATTTTCAATAGCTGTATTTGTTATAGTTCTTAGATCATTTCTTTTGCCAACGTATATTTATAGAATAGTCATGACAGGAATTGCCATGATCATGGGGAGAAACTGGGCTATTCCTGCAATTTCAGATCTTGTGGTCAGGAAGATAGGAGAAGATGATGGAACCCTGTCTGACAGGACGCTTATCTGGGCTTCATGTATCAGACAGTGTACAAAGACGCTAAGGCGCTTTTTACTTGGAATCTCACCTCTTAGCAGGGAAAATATCATCAATATTTATGAAGGGCGTCATGATATCAAAGCCCCTCATTCTCACAATACTTATTTGGAACTTTTTAGAAAGCATGGGCTTTTGGGTTTTATTACCTGGATGATACTTGTAATTGACTGGTGCGTGGTTGGCGTAAAAACTCTCTTTTTCCAAAAAGAAAACATGTCTGTGAAGTATCTGTGCATTGGTGCAGCGGCGATACTTTTGATGGGAATGGCTGAGCCTGTGCCGTTTTCAACTTCTTTGTGGTGTTATTCGGGAATTCCATTTTTTATGATATGCGGATATTGCATCAGGATGCGGAGGAGAACTTAA
- a CDS encoding NlpC/P60 family protein: protein MRKKTYIAAYSAIAALVLGATGFQVYSANSNVSEKETVLESETYNSDLVQTIDGTDVDMLAPEFWIRDRGSEVLFSQEEIEDYNNNNPSYVEYYSEEDSRNYKLFMYDLPDSIPGDVVRALMDGDIEEKADVDIPETVVPQYAICIERSVAKTLPSDEFVSDDPDEIFFNDLISAEVMPFTGVVVLGESGDGEWDFVLDGSYLGWVKKETLAMCTDKDQWLRICQPEEFLVVAGSEIVMDETAVPTYSAGMILPMGTRVKLSNSNLDDAGKGSIKNSASEEDSLSEYDISHDDSKMASSSGKTINGRSSIGAYIVDIPYRGEDGYVQMEQTLIPVSKDVHVGFMTMTSESVIRQAFKFLGRVYGYGGSLSSNDCSGFIRQVYSCYGFELPRNATAIAQRSDLGCIECSVMTPNKKKSIMAEMTPGLPVYMEGHIMMYLGMEGGEPYVISSCATCIEPGHDTEDIVDAYCVFVSGLDLVRANGNTWLEDINYILWKEY, encoded by the coding sequence ATGAGGAAAAAGACTTATATTGCTGCCTATAGTGCTATTGCTGCTCTTGTTCTTGGTGCTACAGGATTTCAGGTATACAGTGCAAACAGTAATGTTTCTGAAAAAGAGACTGTCCTTGAAAGTGAGACCTATAATAGCGACCTGGTTCAGACAATAGATGGAACAGATGTGGATATGCTTGCGCCTGAGTTCTGGATTAGGGACAGGGGAAGCGAGGTGCTCTTTTCACAAGAGGAGATCGAAGATTATAACAATAACAATCCATCTTATGTTGAGTACTATAGCGAAGAAGATTCAAGGAACTATAAGCTCTTCATGTATGATCTTCCGGACAGTATTCCTGGGGATGTTGTCAGGGCGTTGATGGATGGTGATATAGAAGAGAAGGCAGATGTGGATATACCGGAGACAGTTGTGCCGCAGTATGCCATTTGTATAGAAAGATCTGTTGCCAAAACGCTTCCAAGTGATGAGTTCGTGTCGGATGACCCAGACGAGATCTTTTTCAATGACCTTATAAGCGCTGAAGTTATGCCATTTACAGGAGTGGTCGTGCTGGGAGAGAGTGGCGACGGCGAGTGGGATTTCGTTCTTGATGGGTCCTATCTTGGATGGGTAAAAAAAGAAACGCTTGCCATGTGTACAGACAAGGACCAATGGCTACGTATATGTCAGCCTGAGGAGTTTCTTGTTGTAGCAGGCAGTGAGATAGTTATGGATGAAACAGCGGTTCCTACATATTCAGCAGGGATGATACTGCCTATGGGGACGAGGGTAAAGCTTTCTAATAGCAATCTTGATGATGCCGGTAAAGGATCTATAAAGAATAGTGCATCTGAAGAAGATAGTTTATCTGAATATGATATATCACATGATGATTCTAAAATGGCATCTTCTAGCGGTAAGACAATAAATGGAAGAAGTAGTATAGGAGCATATATAGTCGATATTCCATACCGCGGCGAAGATGGATATGTACAGATGGAACAGACACTTATACCTGTTTCCAAGGATGTTCATGTGGGCTTTATGACTATGACTTCTGAGAGTGTTATCAGGCAGGCGTTTAAGTTTCTGGGGCGCGTTTACGGCTACGGCGGATCCCTTTCATCTAATGATTGTTCAGGATTTATACGTCAGGTATACAGCTGCTATGGATTTGAACTTCCAAGAAACGCCACAGCGATCGCCCAAAGGTCAGATCTTGGATGCATAGAGTGCAGCGTGATGACTCCGAACAAGAAAAAGAGCATCATGGCAGAAATGACGCCAGGGCTTCCTGTGTACATGGAAGGACATATCATGATGTACCTTGGCATGGAAGGCGGCGAGCCTTATGTCATTAGTTCCTGCGCAACCTGCATAGAGCCCGGGCATGACACGGAGGATATCGTAGATGCATACTGCGTCTTCGTATCAGGGCTCGATCTTGTAAGAGCAAACGGCAATACCTGGCTTGAAGATATAAATTATATATTGTGGAAAGAGTATTGA
- a CDS encoding family 43 glycosylhydrolase encodes MNNLEQKLNPYMPSWEYVPDGEPYVFGDRVYVYGSHDKFNGDVYCMLDYVCYSAPVDDLGAWRYEGVIYRKDQDPANKDIQGNLYAPAVTVGPDGRYYLYYVLSSWGLVSVAVCDEPAGKYEFLGYVHYEDGTRLGEKEGDEPQFDPAVLTEGDRTYLYTGFCGVGDKSRHGAMGTVLGPDMLTIVEGPVFVAPGEPYSHDTSFDGHAFFEGPSIRKKDGKYFFIFSTQLFHELGYAVSDDPLKGFEYKGVLVSNGDLNIDSYKPADKPMFYCANNHGSMVQIGDDWYIFYHRHTNGTNYSRQGCFEKLTEREDGTFEQAPMTSCCGLDPLRSEGTYPTYIACNLFTDTDLTYVPWTGWMDDRFPRLTQEGGDKMPGDCKIEAPRGTEPVIADFGSWRVANYGYIANMRNSATAGFKYFDCKNVKKMSVCTKGYATGELEVRTKWDDEKPLGSFTIGYANEWQETLADIEIPDGVHDLFFTFKGNGHLQFAAFSFIK; translated from the coding sequence ATGAACAATCTCGAACAGAAGTTAAATCCATATATGCCATCATGGGAGTATGTTCCGGATGGAGAGCCATATGTATTTGGAGATCGTGTGTATGTATACGGATCCCATGATAAGTTTAATGGAGATGTATATTGCATGCTGGACTATGTATGCTATTCAGCACCTGTAGATGATCTTGGTGCATGGCGCTATGAAGGAGTTATCTATCGCAAAGACCAGGATCCTGCCAATAAGGATATCCAGGGCAACCTCTATGCTCCTGCTGTAACAGTAGGCCCTGATGGCAGATATTACCTTTACTATGTTCTCAGCTCATGGGGACTTGTATCAGTTGCAGTATGCGACGAGCCTGCAGGTAAGTACGAATTCCTTGGCTACGTACATTATGAGGATGGAACAAGACTTGGAGAAAAAGAAGGTGACGAACCTCAGTTTGATCCTGCTGTCCTTACAGAAGGTGATAGAACTTATCTCTATACAGGATTCTGCGGAGTTGGCGATAAGTCAAGACACGGAGCAATGGGAACAGTACTGGGACCAGACATGCTCACTATCGTGGAAGGACCTGTGTTTGTAGCTCCCGGTGAGCCTTATAGCCACGATACATCTTTTGACGGACATGCATTCTTTGAAGGACCTTCTATTCGTAAAAAAGATGGCAAGTATTTCTTCATCTTCTCAACACAGCTCTTCCATGAGCTTGGCTATGCTGTAAGTGATGATCCTCTTAAAGGATTTGAATATAAGGGCGTACTTGTAAGTAACGGAGACCTCAATATAGACAGCTACAAGCCTGCAGATAAGCCAATGTTCTACTGTGCTAATAACCACGGAAGCATGGTTCAGATAGGCGATGACTGGTACATCTTCTATCATCGTCATACCAATGGAACCAACTATTCAAGACAGGGCTGCTTTGAAAAGCTTACTGAAAGAGAAGACGGAACTTTCGAGCAGGCGCCTATGACTTCATGCTGCGGACTTGATCCTCTTAGAAGTGAGGGAACATATCCTACATATATCGCATGTAACCTGTTTACAGATACAGATCTGACCTATGTTCCATGGACAGGTTGGATGGATGACCGCTTCCCAAGACTTACTCAGGAAGGCGGCGACAAGATGCCGGGTGATTGCAAGATCGAAGCTCCAAGAGGCACAGAACCTGTAATCGCTGACTTCGGCTCATGGCGCGTAGCTAATTACGGCTATATTGCAAATATGCGTAACAGCGCAACCGCAGGCTTCAAGTACTTTGATTGCAAGAATGTAAAGAAGATGTCAGTATGCACCAAGGGTTATGCAACAGGAGAACTTGAAGTCCGCACAAAGTGGGATGATGAGAAGCCATTAGGCTCATTTACCATCGGATATGCCAATGAGTGGCAGGAAACTCTGGCAGACATTGAGATCCCTGACGGAGTTCACGATCTGTTCTTCACATTCAAAGGTAATGGACATCTGCAGTTCGCAGCATTTTCTTTTATCAAATAA
- a CDS encoding DUF3592 domain-containing protein, with translation MTKIRTDFYMEMQICEKGIIIVLLFAIVSLVVLVIILQVSISLSCKEKIEATLIDLEAIKGKKVTTHVAVPHESRYSKYSYTYKPKKEFKYKEVYTYTYHPVYQYNYNNQCFTRKPLNFLDYYENKAFENKKYKIGQKCYLYIDPKRPALCVTKRFSLANTLLFTFCLIGVILFIFMILRTF, from the coding sequence ATGACCAAGATAAGGACGGATTTTTATATGGAAATGCAAATATGTGAAAAAGGTATAATTATTGTTTTGCTTTTTGCAATTGTGTCACTTGTGGTATTGGTGATAATTTTGCAAGTATCAATATCATTGTCATGCAAGGAAAAAATTGAAGCGACTCTTATAGATTTGGAGGCAATCAAAGGGAAAAAAGTTACTACGCATGTTGCTGTTCCGCATGAATCGAGGTATTCAAAGTACAGTTACACATACAAACCAAAGAAAGAATTTAAGTATAAGGAAGTATATACATATACATACCACCCAGTTTATCAGTATAACTACAATAATCAGTGTTTTACCAGAAAGCCATTGAATTTTTTGGATTATTATGAAAATAAAGCTTTTGAAAATAAGAAGTATAAAATCGGCCAAAAGTGCTACTTATATATAGATCCGAAGCGCCCGGCTCTTTGTGTTACAAAAAGATTTTCTTTAGCTAATACTTTGTTATTTACCTTTTGTTTGATCGGAGTGATCTTGTTTATATTTATGATTTTGAGGACATTTTAA
- a CDS encoding DUF6688 family protein: protein MSFIKKHPMWSLVAASLFFSVALSFIYLLILGRDNPIVAFGKSIVLSPFAGALFILPLSLMIMEILGLAYESNGSEIKGMYIVDLIVLFLGIIYERAYLEFVKNVTNSDWQEQLHNSERHTPIYSKAGLTVFMVFLIAFIGYFVLQYIHIEKLPPLVVVFSISAMYLGIIQLIVLTIQVFNFNFDPSDCLILYLLILPTCCILIAARTIQRKIHEWNTMKMEMSKINKKPILTISQKIIENARLWPAFAIAFMFPLLGIIIMVLVVFGQAPDSVIKAWTETSDWVLSQRQAPPNVYYDEHYLCTVAAGGHRRVVKPIRKGVRHGHEVIVNRQLCIANAFEEVIQEKTPRFHKALRNFYDKYGFPIAKLIRKKWQADIVYIIMKPLEWIFLLVLYSTDVHPENRIVVQYMGKTKSSKL from the coding sequence ATGAGTTTTATAAAAAAGCATCCGATGTGGTCTTTGGTTGCTGCATCTTTATTTTTTAGTGTTGCACTTTCTTTTATTTATCTACTAATATTGGGCCGGGATAATCCAATAGTTGCATTTGGGAAAAGTATAGTATTATCACCATTTGCGGGAGCACTTTTTATTCTTCCATTATCACTTATGATTATGGAAATCTTGGGTCTTGCATATGAAAGTAATGGCAGTGAAATAAAAGGTATGTATATAGTTGATCTCATAGTTTTATTTCTTGGGATTATCTATGAAAGGGCTTATCTTGAATTTGTAAAAAATGTTACGAACTCGGATTGGCAAGAGCAATTACACAATAGCGAAAGGCACACTCCTATATATAGCAAGGCCGGCTTAACAGTTTTTATGGTGTTCTTAATTGCATTTATTGGATATTTTGTACTTCAATATATTCATATTGAGAAGTTGCCACCGCTGGTAGTAGTGTTTTCAATATCTGCAATGTATCTTGGAATTATCCAGCTTATTGTTCTTACAATTCAGGTTTTCAATTTTAATTTTGATCCGTCAGATTGTTTGATCTTATATCTTTTAATACTTCCAACATGTTGTATTCTAATTGCTGCAAGAACTATCCAGAGAAAAATACATGAATGGAATACAATGAAGATGGAGATGAGTAAGATTAATAAAAAACCGATCTTGACCATCTCACAGAAAATTATTGAAAACGCAAGGCTTTGGCCTGCATTTGCAATTGCGTTTATGTTTCCACTTTTGGGAATAATTATTATGGTGCTGGTGGTATTCGGCCAGGCTCCGGATTCAGTCATAAAAGCCTGGACAGAAACAAGCGACTGGGTATTGTCTCAGAGGCAGGCTCCCCCGAATGTATATTATGACGAGCATTATCTTTGTACTGTTGCAGCAGGCGGTCATAGGAGAGTAGTGAAGCCTATTCGTAAAGGCGTGAGACATGGCCATGAAGTAATCGTAAACAGACAGTTATGTATAGCAAATGCTTTTGAAGAGGTCATTCAGGAAAAGACTCCGAGATTTCACAAAGCATTGAGGAATTTTTATGATAAATATGGATTCCCCATTGCTAAATTGATCAGAAAAAAGTGGCAGGCTGATATAGTATATATTATTATGAAACCTCTGGAATGGATTTTTCTTCTTGTTCTGTATTCAACAGATGTACATCCTGAGAACAGAATAGTAGTGCAATACATGGGAAAGACAAAATCAAGTAAGTTATGA